The proteins below are encoded in one region of Manis pentadactyla isolate mManPen7 chromosome 2, mManPen7.hap1, whole genome shotgun sequence:
- the EPCAM gene encoding epithelial cell adhesion molecule translates to MAPLQALAFGLLLAAATAAVAAAQKGCICENYKLTTNCSLNAHGQCECISIGTHHSVICSNLATKCLVMKAEMTGSKSGRRAKPDGALQNNDGLYNPDCDEKGLFKAKQCNGTATCWCVNTAGVRRTDKDTEISCSERVRTFWIIIELKHKAREQPYDVQSLQTALKEAITTRYLLDPKYIVNIMYENDIITIDLMQNSSEKTQNDVDIADVAYYFEKDVKDESLFHSKKMNLRVNGEQLDLDPGRTLIYYVDEKPPEFSMQGLQAGIIAVIVVVVIAIIAGIVVLVISRKNRMAKYEKAEIKEMGEMHRELNA, encoded by the exons ATGGCGCCCCTGCAGGCCCTCGCGTTCGGGCTCCTGCTCGCGGCGGCGACGGCAGCGGTGGCCGCGGCTCAGAAAG gatGTATCTGTGAAAACTACAAACTGACCACAAACTGCTCTCTGAATGCACATGGCCAATGCGAGTGTATTTCAATTGGCACACATCATTCCGTCATTTGCTCAAACC TGGCTACCAAATGTTTGGTGATGAAGGCAGAAATGACTGGCTCAAAGTCTGGGAGAAGAGCAAAACCTGACGGGGCTCTGCAGAATAATGACGGGCTCTATAATCCTGACTGTGATGAGAAGGGGCTCTTTAAAGCCAAGCAATGCAATGGCACCGCGACGTGCTGGTGTGTGAACACTGCTGGGGTCAGGAGAACTGATAAAGACACTGAAATATCCTGCTCTGAACGAGTGAGGACCTT CTGGATCATCATTGAACTAAAACACAAAGCAAGAGAACAACCTTACGATGTTCAAAGTTTGCAGAC tGCTCTCAAGGAGGCAATCACAACCCGTTATCTACTAGATCCAAAATACATTGTAAATATAATG TATGAGAATGACATTATCACCATTGATCTGATGCAAAATTCTTCTGAGAAAACTCAGAATGATGTGGACATTGCTGATGTGgcttattattttgaaaaagat GTTAAAGATGAATCCTTGTTCCACTCCAAAAAAATGAACCTGAGAGTAAATGGGGAACAACTGGATCTGGATCCTGGTCGAACTTTAATTTACTATGTTGATGAAAAACCACCAGAATTTTCAATGCAGGGTCTACAAGCTGGTATTATTGCTGTCATTGTGGTGGTGGTAATAGCAATTATTGCTGGAATAGTTGTGCTG GTAATTTCTAGAAAGAACAGAATGGCAAAGTATGAGAAGGCTGAG ATAAAGGAGATGGGTGAGATgcatagggaactcaatgcataA